A portion of the Streptomyces erythrochromogenes genome contains these proteins:
- a CDS encoding class F sortase: protein MKRTPAPVTDAGTVRPGPRPRLRPRSVRPLVAAAAALGALLLAGCGGQNAVKPPAPQGQAGVPGAAAPGAPAPAGDGAAAPADASQNGTGGGAAKAGPALARSEPQKITIPSLGLTSTLETLRQNPDGTMQTPKDPALAGWYEPGPTPGSQGPAVIAGHVTWNGASAVFEKLKTMKGGDTIKVTRKDGKTATFTVDRVAEYPKAEFPTLEVYKNLDHAGLRLVTCGGDFDPKKHYYDSNVVVFARMTDAA from the coding sequence GTGAAGCGGACCCCCGCCCCGGTCACGGACGCGGGCACCGTGCGGCCGGGGCCCCGGCCCCGGCTCCGGCCCCGCAGCGTACGCCCCCTCGTGGCCGCGGCCGCGGCCCTCGGCGCCCTGCTCCTCGCGGGATGCGGAGGCCAGAACGCGGTGAAGCCGCCCGCCCCGCAGGGGCAGGCCGGGGTGCCGGGCGCCGCCGCCCCCGGCGCGCCGGCTCCCGCCGGAGACGGCGCCGCGGCACCCGCGGACGCATCCCAGAACGGTACGGGTGGCGGCGCGGCCAAGGCCGGGCCCGCCCTCGCCCGGTCGGAGCCGCAGAAGATCACGATCCCCTCGCTGGGCCTGACCAGCACCCTGGAGACGCTGCGGCAGAACCCCGACGGCACCATGCAGACCCCGAAGGACCCCGCGCTCGCGGGCTGGTACGAGCCGGGGCCGACACCCGGCTCCCAGGGACCGGCCGTGATCGCAGGGCACGTCACGTGGAACGGAGCATCAGCCGTGTTCGAGAAGCTGAAGACGATGAAGGGCGGTGACACCATCAAGGTGACGCGCAAGGACGGCAAGACGGCCACGTTCACGGTGGACCGGGTCGCCGAATACCCGAAGGCCGAGTTCCCCACGCTGGAGGTCTACAAGAACCTCGACCACGCGGGCCTGCGACTGGTCACCTGCGGGGGGGACTTCGACCCCAAGAAGCACTACTACGACAGCAACGTGGTGGTGTTCGCCCGCATGACGGACGCCGCGTAG
- a CDS encoding ribosome-inactivating family protein, whose translation MQAAMLKPVSFSSAYASVDEYRLLTSTIRSRAADAHGIFSMAGPGGEGDSQDESHLPLRIQLRGLFIELYIELRLQDAGPRIVGFRNTFENGQAPPEAYVRHVRDSAAPPGISRTQELPFGGRRRDLESAAGVRRSGILLGRRPLGDAVMWLHQNRDPKSTAHGMLVLSVMLCEAARFPALADAMSRIWMTGGRLPDAVGAEKSSNRHPSKGVGAPKKERGPYRGHVSTPYDLRFPSWGSTEQERM comes from the coding sequence ATGCAGGCGGCCATGCTGAAACCCGTGTCGTTTTCCTCGGCGTACGCATCGGTGGACGAGTATCGGCTCCTGACGTCGACCATCAGGTCGAGAGCCGCTGATGCTCACGGTATTTTCAGCATGGCCGGCCCGGGGGGCGAGGGCGATTCCCAGGACGAATCCCACCTCCCCCTCCGCATTCAACTTCGAGGCTTGTTCATCGAGCTCTACATAGAGCTCCGCCTGCAGGACGCAGGCCCTCGCATCGTCGGATTCCGCAACACCTTCGAGAACGGGCAGGCCCCGCCGGAGGCGTACGTGCGCCACGTGCGGGACTCGGCCGCCCCGCCGGGCATCAGCCGAACGCAGGAACTGCCGTTCGGCGGCCGCCGCCGGGACCTGGAGTCGGCCGCGGGCGTGCGGCGTTCGGGGATCCTCCTGGGACGCCGCCCCCTGGGCGACGCGGTCATGTGGCTGCACCAAAACCGTGATCCGAAATCCACCGCGCACGGAATGCTCGTGCTCTCGGTGATGCTCTGCGAGGCCGCCCGATTCCCCGCCCTGGCCGATGCGATGTCACGCATCTGGATGACCGGGGGAAGGCTGCCGGACGCAGTGGGCGCCGAAAAATCATCAAACAGACACCCATCCAAAGGCGTTGGGGCGCCGAAGAAGGAACGAGGCCCTTACCGGGGGCACGTTTCCACCCCGTACGATCTGCGATTCCCGTCCTGGGGATCCACGGAACAGGAGCGAATGTGA
- a CDS encoding FAD binding domain-containing protein, with product MSTEPDPTDLTGLSDAVRARGGELRAGGTDTGARQRSGLSTGPFTDLDGAADLHGTTVLPDGGLRIGALTTLAALAADPQVRAGWPALALSARTAATPQIRAAGTLGGNLLQRNRCWYFRNPHVSCLQKGGAGCPAREGDHHFGVVSGAGPCITPHPSTLAMALLTYDAEAEVHDEPPRSVADLYGDGDRLHQADHLLPPHRILTAVRLPAPLPGERAACHRATSRAYAEWPLVEATARLAFDGATVTHVAVAAGGVARVPLRLPEVEAALIGREATAGALAAAAETVLSRCRPLPQTGYKTTLFRDTVLEVLEQAVGAAAATGRDR from the coding sequence GTGAGCACCGAGCCCGATCCCACCGACCTCACCGGCCTCTCGGACGCCGTACGGGCCCGCGGCGGGGAACTGCGCGCCGGCGGCACCGACACCGGCGCCCGGCAGCGCAGCGGCCTCTCCACCGGGCCGTTCACCGACCTCGACGGCGCCGCCGACCTGCACGGCACCACGGTGCTGCCCGACGGCGGGCTGCGGATCGGCGCCCTGACCACCCTCGCCGCGCTGGCCGCCGATCCGCAGGTGCGCGCCGGCTGGCCGGCCCTCGCGCTGTCGGCGCGGACCGCGGCCACCCCGCAGATCCGTGCGGCGGGCACCCTGGGCGGCAACCTGCTGCAGCGCAACCGCTGTTGGTACTTCCGCAACCCGCACGTCAGCTGCCTCCAGAAGGGCGGCGCCGGCTGCCCCGCGCGCGAGGGGGACCACCACTTCGGCGTGGTCAGCGGAGCGGGCCCCTGCATCACCCCGCACCCGTCCACCCTGGCGATGGCCCTGCTCACGTACGACGCCGAGGCCGAGGTCCACGACGAACCGCCGCGCAGCGTCGCCGACCTGTACGGCGACGGCGACCGGCTCCACCAGGCCGACCACCTGCTGCCGCCGCACCGCATCCTCACCGCGGTCCGGCTGCCCGCACCCCTGCCCGGCGAACGCGCCGCCTGCCACAGGGCCACCAGCCGGGCCTACGCCGAGTGGCCGCTGGTCGAGGCCACCGCCCGGCTCGCGTTCGACGGGGCCACCGTCACGCACGTCGCCGTCGCGGCGGGCGGGGTGGCGCGCGTCCCGCTGCGGCTGCCGGAGGTGGAGGCCGCGCTGATCGGCCGCGAGGCCACCGCCGGGGCCCTCGCCGCGGCGGCGGAGACCGTGCTGAGCCGCTGCCGGCCGCTGCCGCAGACCGGCTACAAGACCACGCTGTTCCGCGACACCGTCCTGGAGGTGCTGGAACAGGCGGTCGGCGCCGCGGCCGCCACCGGCCGCGACCGCTGA